One Flavobacterium sp. 90 DNA segment encodes these proteins:
- a CDS encoding ferredoxin--NADP reductase, with protein MPSFLKLIIKEVKRETTDAVSVLFNVPEELKPDYKFIAGQYINLKLTLDNQEIRRAYSICSAPESGELRIAVKAVKNGLFSQFANTRLKAGDVLEVGHPEGKFTFEPDAERQKNYAAFVAGSGITPVLSILKSVLKSEPKSSFVLVYGNKTPEETIFHQELHDLQLQYVGRLFVHYVFSQAKAENAMFGRIEKSAVNYVLNNKHKELQFDKFFLCGPEEMINTVSNVLKEKNVKESAIKFELFTSSTQENQIHNSLEGHTKITVLVDDDEVTFEMSQKQTILDAALKQGIDAPYSCQGGICSSCLARVTSGSAEMTKNSILTDKEIASGLVLTCQAHPTSESIYVDYDDV; from the coding sequence ATGCCTTCATTTTTAAAACTCATAATTAAAGAGGTAAAACGCGAAACAACCGACGCCGTTTCTGTACTTTTTAATGTTCCGGAAGAACTAAAACCAGACTATAAATTTATAGCCGGACAATACATAAACTTAAAACTAACTCTTGATAATCAAGAAATTAGACGTGCTTATTCTATTTGTTCTGCACCAGAAAGCGGCGAATTAAGAATTGCTGTAAAAGCAGTTAAAAATGGTTTGTTTTCTCAATTTGCAAACACAAGATTAAAGGCTGGAGATGTTCTTGAAGTAGGTCATCCGGAAGGAAAATTTACTTTTGAACCTGATGCCGAAAGACAAAAAAACTACGCAGCTTTTGTTGCCGGAAGTGGTATTACACCAGTTCTTTCTATTTTGAAATCAGTTTTAAAGAGTGAACCAAAAAGCTCATTCGTATTAGTTTACGGAAATAAAACTCCTGAAGAAACTATTTTTCATCAGGAATTACATGATTTACAATTGCAATATGTAGGTCGTTTATTTGTTCATTATGTTTTTAGTCAAGCTAAAGCTGAAAATGCAATGTTTGGAAGAATCGAGAAATCTGCCGTAAATTATGTGCTGAATAACAAGCATAAAGAACTTCAGTTTGATAAATTTTTCTTGTGCGGTCCTGAAGAAATGATTAATACTGTTTCTAATGTTTTGAAAGAGAAAAACGTAAAAGAATCTGCTATTAAATTTGAACTTTTTACATCTTCAACACAAGAAAATCAAATCCATAATTCACTAGAAGGACATACAAAAATCACGGTTTTAGTTGATGATGATGAAGTTACATTCGAAATGTCTCAAAAACAAACCATCTTAGATGCAGCCTTAAAACAAGGAATTGACGCTCCATATTCTTGCCAAGGCGGAATTTGCAGCAGCTGTCTTGCTCGTGTAACTTCTGGAAGTGCAGAAATGACTAAAAACTCCATTTTAACAGATAAAGAAATTGCTTCAGGCTTAGTATTAACTTGTCAGGCGCACCCAACATCAGAGTCTATTTATGTAGATTATGATGATGTATAA
- a CDS encoding glycosyltransferase family 9 protein, whose product MRLSAMGDVAMTVPVLRAFVKQYPEVKLTVISRPFFKPFFDGIPNLEFFAFDEKERHKGFPGLLRLFRDVKKLKIDAFADLHNVLRSKIVSLLFALSGKKRATVDKGRDGKKELTRAENKIFKQLPTMFERHAKVFQELGFFVDLSNPEFHEKANLSSEILEIIGNQNQKLIGIAPFAQYDSKVYPQDLMQEVIAKLAENKDYKILLFGGGKKEIEILDSLSQPFKNVINIAGKIKFQQELQLISNLDVMLSMDSGNAHIAAMLGVKVITLWGATHPYAGFLPFNQSLENALTSDRNQYPKLPTSVYGNKIVEGYEDAMRSISPKDIVEKIQLSI is encoded by the coding sequence ATGAGACTTTCCGCAATGGGAGATGTCGCTATGACGGTTCCTGTTTTACGCGCTTTTGTAAAACAGTATCCTGAGGTTAAACTGACAGTAATTTCACGTCCGTTTTTTAAACCATTTTTTGACGGAATTCCGAATTTAGAGTTTTTTGCTTTTGATGAAAAAGAACGTCACAAAGGTTTCCCAGGGCTTTTGAGATTATTTAGAGATGTAAAAAAATTAAAAATTGATGCTTTTGCAGATCTTCACAATGTTTTGAGATCTAAGATTGTAAGCTTACTTTTCGCTTTAAGCGGAAAAAAAAGAGCTACAGTTGACAAAGGAAGAGACGGTAAAAAAGAGTTAACTCGCGCCGAAAATAAAATATTCAAACAATTGCCAACAATGTTCGAAAGACACGCAAAAGTGTTCCAAGAACTTGGTTTTTTCGTAGATTTATCTAATCCCGAATTCCATGAAAAGGCAAATTTAAGCTCAGAAATTCTCGAAATTATTGGTAATCAAAATCAAAAATTAATTGGGATTGCACCTTTTGCACAATACGATTCTAAGGTTTATCCGCAGGATTTAATGCAGGAAGTTATCGCAAAATTGGCTGAAAACAAAGACTACAAAATATTGCTTTTTGGTGGCGGAAAGAAAGAAATCGAAATATTGGATTCTCTTTCTCAACCATTTAAAAATGTAATAAACATAGCTGGAAAAATTAAATTTCAGCAAGAGTTACAATTGATAAGTAATCTTGACGTGATGCTTTCTATGGATTCTGGAAATGCTCATATTGCAGCAATGTTGGGCGTAAAAGTAATCACGCTTTGGGGCGCAACTCATCCATACGCAGGATTTTTACCATTCAATCAAAGTCTTGAAAATGCTTTAACTTCAGATAGAAATCAATATCCAAAATTGCCAACATCGGTTTATGGAAATAAAATCGTTGAAGGTTATGAAGATGCTATGAGATCGATTTCTCCAAAAGATATCGTTGAAAAAATACAGTTAAGCATATAA
- a CDS encoding DUF4254 domain-containing protein: MFSKLAYSVFEQSIKDYHQFDNVDQPINNPYPKDKFEHLLYLKNWIDTVQWHFEDIIRDPQIDPVAALTLKRRIDASNQERTDMVEYIDSYFLQKYSDVKVKDGAKINSESPAWAFDRLSILALKIYHMHEEATRAEASQEHRDKCQEKLNILLEQRSDLSTAIDDLLTDIENGDKFMKVYKQMKMYNDDELNPVLYQNKK; this comes from the coding sequence ATGTTTTCAAAATTAGCATATTCAGTTTTCGAACAAAGTATCAAGGATTATCATCAATTTGATAATGTTGATCAACCTATAAACAATCCATATCCAAAGGATAAATTCGAACATTTATTATATCTAAAAAATTGGATTGACACTGTTCAATGGCATTTTGAGGATATCATTCGTGATCCGCAAATTGATCCTGTAGCAGCATTGACTTTAAAAAGAAGAATCGATGCTTCTAATCAGGAACGTACTGATATGGTGGAATATATCGATAGTTATTTTTTACAAAAATACAGCGATGTAAAAGTAAAAGACGGCGCAAAAATCAATTCTGAAAGTCCTGCTTGGGCATTTGACAGATTGTCTATTTTAGCGCTAAAAATTTATCATATGCATGAAGAAGCTACTCGTGCAGAGGCTTCACAAGAACACAGAGATAAATGTCAGGAAAAATTAAACATCCTTTTAGAGCAAAGAAGTGACTTGTCTACTGCAATTGATGATTTGCTTACTGATATCGAAAATGGAGATAAATTCATGAAAGTGTACAAACAAATGAAGATGTACAATGACGATGAATTAAATCCTGTTTTATACCAAAATAAGAAATAA
- the upp gene encoding uracil phosphoribosyltransferase, with the protein MKIHYISENNSVLNHFLSQIRNVNVQNDSMRFRRNIERIGEIMAYELSKDLSYKSVDIQTPLGIKKTTEIESDLVLCSILRAGLPLHNGFLNYFDHAENSFVSACRYHPNNDAEFEIRVEYQALSNINDKTVLLLDPMLATGQSIVAVHEKLVQNATPKEIHIVVVIAAPEGIALLEKSLPDNCHLWVASLDEKLNEKNYIIPGLGDAGDLAYGSKL; encoded by the coding sequence ATGAAAATCCATTATATATCTGAAAATAATAGCGTATTAAACCACTTTTTAAGTCAAATTAGAAATGTTAATGTTCAGAACGACAGTATGCGTTTTAGAAGAAATATAGAACGAATTGGCGAAATTATGGCGTATGAACTGAGCAAGGATCTGTCTTATAAAAGCGTCGATATTCAAACTCCGCTTGGTATTAAAAAGACTACAGAAATAGAAAGTGATTTAGTTTTATGTTCAATTCTAAGAGCTGGTTTGCCGCTGCACAATGGTTTTCTAAACTATTTTGATCATGCTGAAAATAGCTTTGTTTCGGCTTGCAGATATCATCCTAATAATGATGCTGAATTTGAAATTCGGGTTGAATATCAAGCGCTTTCAAATATAAATGATAAAACGGTTTTACTTCTTGATCCAATGTTAGCAACGGGACAATCGATAGTTGCAGTACATGAAAAACTGGTTCAAAATGCAACTCCAAAAGAGATTCATATTGTTGTTGTAATTGCTGCTCCGGAAGGAATTGCTTTACTGGAAAAAAGCCTTCCTGATAATTGCCATTTATGGGTTGCTTCTCTTGACGAGAAATTAAATGAGAAAAACTACATTATTCCAGGACTTGGTGACGCCGGTGATCTTGCTTATGGAAGTAAACTATAA
- a CDS encoding DUF6427 family protein, producing MITSVFKKSTPLNYSLVVILILVFFFLFQIQEPSWINNYFLGFQKVSLLCFILASFFMINFIVKKNGLSKDNGYAIFFYLLFILFFPTIFNNPNVIYANFFLLLALRRLISLQSLKASKEKIFDASFWIFVAALFQFWSVLFIILVFISIVFHVSRDYRNWVLPFIALLAVSIVFLMVSLIFHINVIEFFEKRAVIDFSIDYFKNNYENGALSIYVAISLFFVVSILMTLSNRPQIVHTSYKKVIACFFIAVAVYIISPDKSNDLLLFSIAPLTIMAASHVEYMQQKLNNEIVFYVLICCSLFTYFSQL from the coding sequence ATGATAACAAGTGTTTTTAAAAAATCTACGCCATTAAATTATTCATTGGTCGTAATTTTAATACTGGTTTTCTTTTTTCTGTTTCAAATCCAAGAACCTTCCTGGATTAATAATTACTTTTTGGGATTTCAAAAAGTGAGTTTATTGTGCTTTATATTGGCATCTTTTTTTATGATTAATTTCATTGTAAAAAAGAACGGGCTCAGTAAAGACAATGGTTACGCGATATTTTTCTATTTGTTATTTATATTGTTTTTCCCTACAATATTTAATAATCCGAATGTAATTTATGCCAACTTTTTTCTTTTATTGGCGTTGCGACGATTGATTTCATTGCAATCATTAAAAGCTTCTAAAGAAAAAATATTTGATGCGTCATTTTGGATTTTTGTAGCTGCTTTATTTCAATTTTGGTCTGTTCTCTTTATTATTTTAGTATTTATATCAATTGTTTTTCACGTTTCAAGAGATTATAGAAACTGGGTTTTACCATTTATAGCGCTTCTGGCTGTTTCGATTGTTTTTTTAATGGTGTCATTAATCTTTCATATTAATGTTATTGAATTTTTCGAAAAAAGAGCAGTAATTGATTTTAGCATTGATTATTTTAAGAATAATTACGAGAACGGAGCACTTTCTATATATGTAGCAATATCCTTGTTTTTTGTGGTTTCAATATTAATGACATTATCAAACAGACCACAAATTGTACATACTTCGTATAAAAAAGTGATTGCATGTTTTTTTATTGCAGTGGCGGTTTATATTATATCGCCTGATAAAAGTAATGATTTGTTGTTGTTTAGTATTGCACCTTTAACGATTATGGCGGCAAGTCATGTAGAATATATGCAGCAAAAACTCAATAACGAAATTGTTTTTTATGTGTTGATTTGCTGCAGTTTGTTTACTTATTTTTCTCAATTATAG
- a CDS encoding uracil phosphoribosyltransferase yields MTAFFEGIQYLFVNILFAPLDFLRHLELITWFGANTINWIFMTICACAIVYWIKQLRIFDDAGTENQDTTAHSFLK; encoded by the coding sequence ATGACAGCTTTTTTTGAAGGAATACAATACTTATTCGTTAACATTTTATTTGCTCCTCTTGACTTTTTACGTCATTTAGAACTAATTACTTGGTTTGGTGCTAATACAATTAACTGGATTTTTATGACCATCTGCGCATGTGCAATCGTTTACTGGATTAAACAATTACGCATATTTGATGACGCCGGAACAGAAAACCAAGATACTACAGCTCACTCTTTTTTAAAATAA
- the purD gene encoding phosphoribosylamine--glycine ligase — protein sequence MTILLLGSGGREHAFAWKMIQSPLCEKLFVAPGNAGTAAIATNVAMSPTDFDAIKAFVLQENVKMVVVGPEDPLVKGIYDYFKNDESLQHIPVIGPSKLGAQLEGSKEFAKEFLMKHNIPTAAYDSFTAETVENGCAFLETLQPPYVLKADGLAAGKGVLIIQDLEEAKTELRNMLVHEKFGAASSKVVIEEFLDGIELSCFVLTDGKSYKILPTAKDYKRIGEGDTGLNTGGMGAVSPVPYVDAVLMEKIETRIVKPTIEGFQKDGIEYKGFVFIGLINVKNEPIVIEYNVRMGDPETEVVVPRLKSDLVALFQSVADQKLDTFELEVDPRSATTIMVVSGGYPEDFEKGKVITGLENITDSIVFHAGTKLDGDNVVSNGGRVLTVTSYGNDFQQAIKKSYQNIDKLNFDKMYFRKDIGFDLI from the coding sequence ATGACAATTTTACTATTAGGATCGGGCGGAAGAGAGCATGCTTTTGCGTGGAAAATGATTCAGAGTCCGCTTTGCGAAAAACTTTTTGTTGCACCAGGAAACGCGGGAACGGCTGCAATTGCTACAAACGTTGCAATGTCTCCAACTGATTTTGATGCTATTAAAGCATTTGTATTGCAGGAAAACGTAAAAATGGTTGTTGTAGGACCAGAAGATCCTTTGGTAAAAGGGATTTACGATTATTTTAAAAATGACGAAAGTTTACAACATATTCCGGTTATTGGACCATCAAAATTAGGTGCACAATTAGAAGGAAGTAAAGAATTTGCAAAAGAATTCTTGATGAAACACAACATTCCAACAGCAGCTTATGATAGTTTTACTGCAGAAACTGTTGAAAACGGATGTGCTTTCTTAGAAACTTTGCAACCTCCATATGTTTTAAAAGCAGATGGTTTAGCAGCGGGAAAAGGTGTTTTGATTATTCAGGATCTTGAAGAAGCTAAGACAGAATTAAGAAATATGTTGGTTCACGAAAAATTTGGAGCAGCAAGTTCAAAAGTAGTGATCGAAGAATTTCTTGACGGAATCGAATTAAGCTGTTTCGTTTTAACTGACGGGAAAAGCTATAAAATTCTTCCAACTGCAAAAGATTACAAACGTATTGGCGAAGGAGATACAGGTTTAAATACTGGCGGAATGGGAGCAGTTTCTCCAGTTCCTTATGTTGATGCTGTTTTGATGGAAAAAATCGAAACTCGTATCGTAAAACCAACAATCGAAGGTTTCCAGAAAGACGGAATCGAATATAAAGGTTTTGTATTTATTGGTTTAATCAATGTAAAAAATGAACCAATCGTTATTGAATACAACGTGAGAATGGGTGATCCGGAAACAGAAGTTGTGGTTCCAAGATTAAAATCTGATTTGGTTGCATTGTTTCAATCCGTTGCTGATCAAAAGTTAGATACTTTCGAATTAGAAGTTGATCCAAGAAGTGCAACTACTATTATGGTAGTTTCTGGTGGATATCCTGAAGATTTTGAAAAAGGAAAAGTAATTACCGGATTAGAAAATATTACAGATTCTATAGTTTTTCACGCGGGAACAAAATTAGATGGTGATAATGTCGTTAGTAATGGAGGACGTGTATTGACTGTAACATCTTATGGGAACGATTTCCAACAGGCCATAAAAAAATCTTACCAAAATATAGATAAACTAAATTTTGATAAGATGTATTTTAGAAAAGATATCGGTTTCGATCTAATATAA
- a CDS encoding phenylacetate--CoA ligase family protein: MISLFDISLQLNGFPIKKAKAELNQIVNLTEEEYTLFLQNKKEEIVDFHLKNNSFYKELVGNKTDLKWEDLPILNKQNLQKPLNERLSKGYTLKNVYLNKTSGSSGTPFVFAKDKYSHALTWASNIMRFGWFRIDFNHSYQARFYGIPMDFIGYHKERFKDFLGGRFRFPVFDLSDEILERFLKKFKTKKFDYVNGYTSSIVLFAKYLEKKNIVLKEICPTLKACFVTSEMLFESDKKLLEKQFGIPIINEYGASELDLIAFENPQGEWQINAETLFVEILDDDNKVLPYGKEGRIVITSLFNKANPFIRYDIGDIGILDEKSTPQKPILKKLIGRTNDVAILPSGKKSPGLTFYYVTKSIIEDDGNVKEFIIKQTKLDSFEIEYVSENELDSTQIQKIKEAITLYLESNLNFTFTRKIVLERTNRGKLKQFKSYL; the protein is encoded by the coding sequence ATGATTTCTCTTTTCGACATTTCGCTTCAATTAAATGGTTTTCCAATAAAGAAAGCTAAAGCCGAATTGAACCAAATCGTAAATTTAACAGAAGAAGAATACACTCTTTTTCTGCAGAATAAAAAAGAAGAAATTGTCGATTTTCATCTAAAAAATAACTCTTTCTACAAAGAATTAGTCGGGAATAAAACTGATCTGAAATGGGAAGATTTACCTATTCTGAACAAACAAAATCTACAAAAACCACTTAACGAAAGACTTTCAAAAGGTTATACTTTAAAAAACGTTTACCTCAACAAAACTTCTGGATCCAGCGGAACACCTTTTGTTTTTGCAAAAGATAAATATTCTCATGCCTTAACGTGGGCATCAAATATTATGCGTTTTGGTTGGTTTCGGATTGATTTTAATCATTCGTATCAAGCTCGTTTTTATGGTATTCCAATGGATTTTATTGGATATCATAAAGAGCGTTTTAAAGATTTTTTAGGTGGTCGTTTTCGGTTTCCTGTTTTCGATTTATCAGATGAAATTCTGGAAAGGTTTCTAAAAAAATTCAAAACGAAAAAATTCGATTATGTCAATGGTTATACAAGCTCAATTGTTTTATTTGCTAAATATTTAGAAAAGAAAAATATCGTATTAAAAGAAATCTGTCCAACCTTAAAAGCTTGTTTTGTTACATCGGAAATGCTTTTTGAATCGGATAAAAAATTACTTGAAAAGCAATTCGGTATTCCGATAATCAATGAATATGGAGCTTCAGAACTTGATTTAATTGCTTTTGAAAATCCTCAAGGCGAATGGCAAATTAATGCAGAAACTCTTTTTGTGGAAATTCTGGATGATGATAATAAAGTTCTCCCTTACGGGAAAGAAGGACGAATTGTGATCACTTCTCTCTTTAATAAAGCAAATCCCTTTATCAGATATGATATTGGCGATATTGGAATTCTCGACGAAAAAAGTACGCCACAAAAACCGATTCTAAAAAAATTAATTGGAAGAACAAATGATGTTGCGATCTTACCAAGCGGGAAAAAATCTCCTGGTTTGACCTTTTATTATGTAACCAAAAGCATTATTGAAGATGATGGAAATGTCAAAGAATTTATCATCAAACAAACCAAATTAGATTCTTTTGAAATCGAATATGTTTCTGAAAATGAATTAGATTCAACTCAAATTCAGAAAATAAAAGAAGCAATTACGTTGTATCTCGAATCCAATTTAAACTTCACTTTTACCCGAAAAATAGTTCTGGAAAGAACCAATCGCGGAAAATTAAAGCAATTTAAATCTTATTTATAA
- a CDS encoding ORF6N domain-containing protein, producing MDDHSLLSEETISNKIYFIRGQKVMLDRDLALLYGIETKVLKQSVKRNILRFPEDFMFELDKSEFENWRSQFVTSNSDKIGLRYAPMAFTEHGVMMLSSILKSDKAIQTNIQIMRIFTKVRQMLLDTTEIKVDILQIQKKLENHDKNIELVFSYLDELTEKKEDRSERVKIGYKK from the coding sequence ATGGACGATCATTCTCTACTTTCTGAAGAAACTATTTCAAACAAAATATATTTTATACGCGGTCAAAAAGTAATGCTTGATCGTGATTTGGCCTTGCTTTATGGAATTGAAACTAAAGTTCTAAAACAATCCGTCAAAAGAAATATCTTAAGGTTTCCTGAAGATTTCATGTTTGAACTGGATAAATCAGAATTCGAAAATTGGAGGTCACAATTTGTGACCTCCAATTCTGATAAGATTGGTTTAAGATATGCTCCAATGGCATTCACAGAACATGGTGTTATGATGTTATCTAGTATCTTAAAAAGTGATAAAGCAATTCAAACCAATATTCAGATCATGCGTATTTTCACGAAAGTGAGACAAATGCTTTTAGACACAACTGAAATTAAAGTTGATATACTTCAGATTCAGAAGAAGTTAGAGAATCATGATAAAAATATTGAATTGGTTTTTTCTTATTTAGATGAACTAACTGAGAAAAAAGAAGATAGAAGTGAAAGAGTAAAAATTGGCTATAAAAAATAA
- a CDS encoding glycosyltransferase family 2 protein, translating into MSELVSIIIPTYNTEKFIGLTLQSVKNQSYQNWEAILVDDASTDKTVEIIKDFAEKDNRIKLFQLAKNSGNGVARNIALEKATGKYIAYLDADDLWFPSKLEKQIQFLKENNLPFTFSFYDCIDEESNNLNRRVEAPLNLTYNQLFFCNYVGNLTAIYDADYFGKIVIEATQKRQDWRLWLTIVKQIKETKPVPEPLAFYRIRKDSISSSKFKLIKHNFGVYRDFHGYNFVFSVLLMIRFLFTQLIIKPKYIKKG; encoded by the coding sequence ATGAGCGAATTAGTATCTATTATAATCCCAACATATAATACTGAAAAGTTCATTGGGTTGACTTTGCAATCAGTTAAAAATCAAAGTTATCAAAACTGGGAAGCAATCTTAGTTGATGACGCTTCTACAGATAAAACAGTAGAAATTATAAAAGATTTTGCTGAAAAAGATAACCGAATAAAACTCTTTCAACTCGCTAAAAATTCCGGAAACGGAGTTGCGCGAAATATTGCCTTAGAAAAAGCAACCGGAAAATATATTGCTTATTTAGATGCTGATGATTTATGGTTTCCCTCTAAATTAGAAAAGCAGATTCAGTTTTTAAAAGAGAATAATTTACCATTTACATTTAGTTTCTACGATTGTATTGACGAAGAAAGTAACAATCTAAACAGACGAGTTGAAGCACCGTTAAACCTGACTTACAATCAATTGTTTTTTTGCAATTATGTTGGTAATTTAACTGCAATCTATGATGCTGATTACTTCGGAAAAATTGTAATTGAAGCCACACAAAAAAGGCAGGATTGGAGATTGTGGCTTACTATTGTAAAACAAATCAAAGAAACAAAACCAGTTCCGGAACCTTTGGCATTTTACAGAATAAGAAAAGATTCTATTTCATCTTCAAAATTCAAATTGATAAAACACAATTTTGGTGTTTACCGAGACTTTCACGGTTATAATTTTGTGTTTTCTGTTTTATTAATGATCCGATTTTTATTTACTCAATTGATTATTAAGCCAAAATATATAAAGAAAGGATAG
- a CDS encoding UDP-glucuronic acid decarboxylase family protein — translation MKRILITGAAGFLGSHLCDRFIKEGYYVIGMDNLITGDLKNIEHLFKLEHFEFYHHDITKFVHIPGDLDYILHFASPASPIDYLKIPIQTLKVGSLGTHNLLGLARVKKARILIASTSEVYGDPLVHPQTEEYYGNVNTIGPRGVYDEAKRFQESITMAYHTFHGVETRIVRIFNTYGPRMRLNDGRVIPAFIGQALRGEDLTIFGDGMQTRSFCYVDDQVEGIFRLLHSDYVYPVNIGNPDEITIKDFAEEIIKLTGTNQKVVYHPLPINDPLQRQPDTTKAKELLGWEAKVNRAEGMKITYDYFKSLSKEELSKEEHKDFSSYIK, via the coding sequence ATGAAAAGAATACTTATTACCGGAGCAGCAGGATTTTTAGGATCGCATTTGTGCGACCGATTCATTAAAGAAGGCTATTATGTTATTGGGATGGATAATCTGATTACGGGAGATCTTAAAAATATAGAACATTTATTCAAGTTAGAACATTTCGAATTTTATCATCACGACATTACCAAGTTTGTACATATTCCTGGTGATTTAGATTATATATTGCATTTTGCTTCACCGGCGAGCCCTATTGATTATTTAAAAATTCCTATTCAGACATTAAAGGTTGGATCTCTTGGAACTCATAATTTATTAGGATTAGCAAGAGTTAAGAAAGCAAGAATTTTGATTGCGTCAACTTCTGAAGTTTATGGAGATCCGTTAGTTCACCCACAGACCGAAGAGTATTACGGAAACGTAAATACGATTGGACCACGCGGTGTTTATGATGAAGCAAAACGTTTTCAGGAATCAATCACAATGGCATATCATACTTTTCATGGCGTAGAAACCAGAATCGTTCGTATTTTTAATACTTACGGACCAAGAATGCGCTTAAACGACGGACGTGTAATTCCTGCTTTTATTGGTCAGGCTTTGCGTGGCGAAGATTTAACGATTTTTGGAGACGGAATGCAAACCCGTTCATTTTGTTACGTAGACGATCAGGTTGAAGGTATCTTTAGATTATTACATTCAGATTACGTATATCCTGTAAACATTGGAAATCCGGACGAAATCACAATTAAAGATTTTGCTGAAGAAATTATCAAACTAACAGGAACGAATCAGAAAGTGGTTTATCATCCATTACCAATAAATGATCCATTGCAACGTCAACCAGATACTACAAAAGCAAAAGAATTATTAGGCTGGGAAGCAAAAGTAAATCGTGCAGAAGGAATGAAAATTACTTACGATTATTTTAAATCGCTTTCAAAAGAAGAACTTTCAAAAGAAGAACACAAAGATTTTTCAAGTTACATAAAATAA
- a CDS encoding glycosyltransferase has translation MKVVHIIEALGGGVYTYFRDLSTFFGDDEINKNTETTIIYSSNRKEIDPEKIESEFSNGVNLIHINMVREFSPIQDLKSVYKLRKELKRINPDVIHLHSSKAGVLGRFAYFFLFQKKKLFYSPHGYSFLRTDISKSTRNIYWKIESALQFLANSTIVACGDSEYEISKKIGTSRLVRNGIDLTAFNKQSDLHENKKLTIGVMGRITFQKNPQFLNQIALNFPDFNFVWIGDGDLRHIITAPNIQITGWILDRKTLLTELNNIDIYMQISLWEGLPIAVLEAMALQKPVIATNIIGNKDAVLHNKTGFLFDDISELGSYFEILKDPITRVTFGQNAFERCHDLFDKDKNFRELLAIYNQ, from the coding sequence TTGAAAGTTGTACACATTATAGAAGCTCTTGGCGGAGGAGTTTATACCTATTTTAGAGATTTATCAACTTTCTTTGGAGATGATGAAATAAATAAAAACACTGAGACTACTATCATATACAGTAGTAATCGAAAAGAAATTGATCCTGAAAAAATAGAATCTGAATTTTCAAATGGAGTCAACCTGATCCATATTAATATGGTTCGGGAGTTTTCACCCATTCAGGATTTAAAATCGGTTTATAAATTAAGGAAAGAGCTTAAAAGAATAAATCCGGATGTTATCCACCTTCATTCTTCAAAAGCCGGGGTTTTAGGACGATTTGCTTATTTTTTCCTATTCCAAAAAAAGAAGCTTTTTTACTCACCACACGGTTATTCTTTTCTTAGAACTGATATTTCAAAATCAACAAGAAATATTTATTGGAAAATTGAAAGCGCTCTTCAATTCTTAGCTAACTCGACGATTGTGGCTTGCGGTGATAGTGAATATGAAATTTCGAAAAAAATTGGAACCTCAAGATTAGTTCGAAATGGAATTGATTTAACAGCTTTCAACAAACAATCTGATTTACACGAAAATAAGAAATTAACGATTGGTGTAATGGGAAGAATTACGTTTCAAAAGAATCCACAATTTCTGAATCAAATAGCCCTAAATTTTCCGGATTTTAATTTTGTCTGGATTGGTGATGGTGATCTAAGACATATAATTACTGCACCAAACATACAAATTACAGGTTGGATTTTAGATCGAAAAACTCTTTTAACAGAACTCAATAACATCGATATTTATATGCAAATATCTCTTTGGGAAGGTTTGCCAATTGCTGTTTTAGAAGCAATGGCGTTACAAAAACCTGTAATTGCAACCAACATTATTGGTAACAAAGATGCTGTTTTGCATAATAAAACTGGGTTCCTATTTGATGATATTAGTGAATTAGGTTCCTATTTTGAAATATTAAAAGATCCAATTACAAGAGTTACTTTCGGTCAGAATGCTTTTGAAAGATGTCATGATTTATTTGACAAAGACAAAAACTTCAGAGAATTATTGGCGATTTACAATCAATAG